The Glycine soja cultivar W05 chromosome 4, ASM419377v2, whole genome shotgun sequence genomic sequence atgaaaaaataaatttattataaattacttattttattaaaaaataatttaaaaaaaattagcttaAACAAATGAACCCCTATCTTATTAGatttgagacgctcaaaattaattagaaaactCTTActgtattaatttatattagattagatttattaaaatttcattcctATATTTATTTCGggttcaaattttaattctaaccTGGAGGAGGGGCAATTTGGTGGTTGAGTTAAATACGTAGTGTTAGTGGTAAAATTTTGATACATAGCGTTCTGCTTCGGTTCACAAGGCACCAGCTGCTCCGTTCTGCTTCGGCTTCAGAGTTTGTGTAACATTCTCCTTCCTTCTTCCGATTTCGAAGATGGCTGAAGCAGAGGATGCCGTAAGACGCCGTAATGCGGTCGCCGAGTATCGGAAGAAACTTCTCCAGCACAAGGAATTGGAATCCAGAGTCCGATCCGGTTTGTCTCTCACTTTAATAACGTCCACAATTCCTCCATGCTTTCAGTTTTGACTTATTCTCGAAACTCgcagttttagggttttgtgaTTGTGGTTCCGCTTGGTTTCAGACAACCCTATCATAGTCCTTTGAttgggttttttgttttttgaggaCAAAAGTTTCTGCGGTCCGGTTGAGTTTAGAGCCGGACCTaggttaaatttgattttgatgattttaCATCTTCTTTTCTACGAATTAGGGTTAGGTTATCAACTGGATCTATTGTTAAAATCAACTGAGATTCTTTTGATGAAACAAGTGAATTCCTAGTTGAGCAATGAAATGTAGTCACAGTTCTTAGTCAGAGAGGACACGATCATTATATTTGAGCATGGTTGTTGATGGATAAGCCACAATTTGTTTTTAGCATGTCCTATGCCATTTCAGAAAACGGGAATTCCTTtttgcttataattttttttatgattagattcattaaatttcttttttactgTAGCACAATTTTCTTCCGGATTTTATTTATGGACTTCAATTGCTTTAGATGAGACTGGTGACTGACTTtggattaaaaacataaattgcaGTCAGGGAGAATTTGCGAGCTTCAAAGAAAGAGTTCAATAAAACAGAAGATGATTTGAAATCTCTTCAAAGTGTTGGGCAGATTATTGGCGAAGTTCTCAGGCCTCTTGACAATGAACGCCGTAATTATTCTGtccttttattttgatatttgaatCTCATTGTTCAACTTCACTCTTCTTTAATTGTGTTGCCAACCTAACGTTTTATAAATACTGAGTCGCATgaagcttttttcttttttgttccttTATCCGTCGAGCTAATTCTGTTACTTGTGAATATAAAACATGCATGTCTTACTGattcttgattattttttcataattaaattttccgAGCTAACTACCAAATAAATTATCCCTTCTGTTTCCTGATTGATATGAACATAAGAGTAATCAATGGTTATAGAATTtgtttgttattgttttctcaGTGATTGTTAAAGCAAGCAGTGGTCCCAGGTATGTGGTTGGTTGCCGCAGTAAAGTGGATAAGGAAAAATTGACTTCAGGGACAAGGGTGGTTCTTGATATGACAACACTCACCATAATGCGAGCTCTTCCTCGAGAAGTAAGTCgtagtatattattttaatattttcattttatgaacATGTTCTTTTCCTGTTGTGCTAAGATCTGATTTATTGGATCCCTGGTGGTCACTATTGTCTCTAATTCTTTGTCGTTGGAGTTGCCAGGTTGATCCAGTAGTTTACAATATGTTGCATGAAGATCCTGGTAATATCAGCTACTCAGCTGTTGGTGGCTTATCTGATCAGATCAGGGAATTGAGGGAGTCAATTGAACTGCCTCTAATGAATCCTGAGCTCTTCCTTCGAGTTGGAATTAAACCTCCAAAGGTGATTTACCTTTTTACTGCTCTTTCTAGTCTCTGATTTCTATTAGTGTTAATCtatgttttagatttttagtaGCTTTGTTATGTCATTTTttctacatatttttttagtggAAGCTTATTTGTAATGGCCGTACTTTTGAATTTTACATTTAATCAAAATCTTTTCAATTCTAATTTTCAGGGTGTTCTCCTTTACGGGCCTCCTGGTACTGGTAAAACATTGTTAGCTAGGGCAATTGCAAGTAATATAGATGCAAATTTCCTAAAGGTCAGATtatgtttcttttataaattgtgTGCTTTGAAGTCTTCttcattgtaaaatttattttaccttcCCTTCATTCTGATGTAGGTTGTTTCAAGTGCCATAATTGATAAGTACATTGGAGAAAGTGCCAGGTTAATCAGAGAGATGTTTGGTTATGCACGTGATCACCAGGTGAGATACTTGTGTGAAATTGTCTTCCTATAGGTTTACACATACTAATTGAAAGATGTTCTAAATCTATACATTACTTGATTAGCCTTGCATCATTTTTATGGATGAGATCGATGCCATTGGAGGTCGCCGTTTCAGTGAGGGAACAAGTGCAGATCGTGAGATTCAGAGAACGCTAATGGAGCTGCTTAATCAACTTGATGGATTTGATCAACTTGGAAAGGTATATTTAATTCCATAATCCCATTTAACTTAGTTAAAAGCTTGATCCGTTGTAGCAAATTCCTAGGTTAAggaatttttgtctttttatttttgtggagGTAGTGGGTGGTAGGTCTGTGGTAAGCCTGTACAGAATGcaactcattatttttatttttttttaaatgttatagaCATGGTTatgcatattaaataaaaaatatggagAATGCAAGCCCTTATGTTCAAAATGTTTCTAATGTGAAAAATGAACTTGCAAATTGTGTTATGAATCATAATGTTTACAAATTGAAAGAGCTGTTATTTCATAATTTGTgaagttgaaaatcaattttgtacATGCCTTTTAAGgtatggaattttttttattattttattagacagTTCATTCCTTTATAAGGTATAATtcaaatgtaataaatataGAAGCATTGACCTTTTCTCATTCATGTATTCTTAtggatattttgattttttctaCAAATGACTGCTGAACAAAAATTTAATGGTGGATTCATGATGACACTACTGTCTCCATTTCTGCTGTAGGTTAAAATGATAATGGCAACAAACCGACCTGATGTACTTGACCCTGCTCTCCTGCGTCCTGGGAGATTGGATAGAAAAATAGAAATCCCTCTGCCTAATGAACAATCAAGGATGGAAATTCTTAAGATTCATGCTGCTGGTATCGCTAAGCATGGTGAAATAGACTATGAAGCTGTTGTGAAGCTTGCAGAGGTGAGTGCAGTTGGCTTGGGTGGGTTTTATCAACAGTTAGTACATGTCTGATGTATTTGCAATTTTTGTGCAGGGATTTAATGGGGCTGATCTTCGAAATGTCTGCACAGAAGCTGGAATGGCAGCAATTCGTGCAGAGCGTGATTATGTGATCCATGAAGATTTTATGAAGGTGAGTTCCTTGTTTAGGAAGTAAATTTTCTGTGTATTGATGGTCAGGAAGGGTCTACCTCTCCTTGTCACTTTATGgggataataaatttatttcttacttCGGTTCCAGGCTGTTAGGAAACTGAACGAGGCAAAGAAACTTGAATCCAGTGCGCACTACAGTGCTGATTTTGGTAAAGACTAGAATCTATTGCAAAATTCTTGCGGAGCCATGGATATCTAGGCAGTGCATCTTGAGTTGGAAATACCTCGAGCAAGTTACTCAATTCGTAGAGCTAAGCGTGATGTTCCCTTTGGGTTATGGCTTGTGTTTTCCGAATTCTAAAATTGGAAGGGTAACTTAATCAAACGGTAAAAGGGATGTTCAATTTAATTGTATTATTGTTGCCCCCACCCCACCCAAAccccttttttttctggacTGTAGAAGGGCAACTCATATTTTATACTGGATCTTGGGATGTGCACAAtttgctttatattttaaaaaaattaaaattgtctaaTTTTACACATTTACATGATTgtcaatttattctttttttttaaagagtagAATAACCACACCCTGCTAATTATAGCTTTGCTTTTCTGGATATTATGATTGTATGTGGAGACGTTAAAACTATTTCTTTTCGGGAGGAAAGAGGGTTGGCAgtgttataattatttattccaCGAATTTAAAAAATGGATAAGTGAAAGTTTGACTGATTTACTTAATGTCCTCATTGTAATACTTTCAGTAATTTCCACACTATTCAAAAATGAATTAGAATTCTTAATATCCTCAATTGTAAACGTTTATATTTAATTAGGGATTTGCTAACGTATTCACGTAAGTACGTTAGCAGATAGCAAATACTTGTGaagtttaataataaataaataaatatatatatatatatatatattttatttttagtatatttattaTAGGAGTGcgttaataaattataactaaagtttttctttatattgatgatataatttctttatacacattaaaaaaaaaacaaaaaacaagtgCATGCATTAATTAATcccatttaattataataatagtacAGTACAAAAGCATCTTGAAATAAGCATTTCGGTATTTAAGTGCCCACCGAAATACACGGCACCGAAAGTCACAAGAACCCAAAACTGGTCCGAAAAGTTGTTGCTGCCATCAGAATATAGTGAGAGCAACATTCAACTGTTAATGTCTTATATGGGCAATGACACTGGCGATATTATCCGTCTTAATTTCATATTCTAATTTCTTTCTAAGAATAGCATGTgttactctattttttaaaaatttgtttcattcaaattaaatttcaatttactatgcaatacatgaatatttgtttcagataataataataatatcgtTGAGTGAGggttttctttcacttttaatcttttaatccaTCTAGAActagaatgaaaaaaatcacTGATCACAGGGTATCATTTTTAAGCCTCAAGCAGGCAGTGCAGCAACCACAGCTAGAGTCAATGTTGAGACACGAGTGAAGCTTGTGTTACAACATTTAATACAGGTGGTGTATTTGTTTCCTTCGCATCCTTGTGTTCGTCATTGCTAAGGCTCTGATTCTGCCAAAAGACGCTTCATCCATACAATTAATATGAACCACGTCAACATGGTTAGAACTTCTGGTGACaagctaaaataaaatttgaaataaatctAAACTATTACTAAAGCTAGACtgcatagaaaatattaaattctaaCTTGGTGTTACTAGTATAATTGAAGAGCTCGTGCGACTAAAAGCTATGGCTAGGGGAGCTCAGTCTTTGCGATATCTTGCCCAAAAGCCCTTCTTCCTGGCAGAATCATTCTCCAATAGGGACCGGCTCCACTTAGATCCCAACGAAAAATGGCGCCTCAAGAAGGGTTTTCCAAATGAACTCGTTGTACTGGAGCTACTGGGCTCCATCTTTGAAACTATATCTTTGAGGCGATCAAAAACATCTATCCCACCATCAACGTAGCTATCAACTACTCGGTTTCTGGATATTTTGTAATTCTTGGCCTTTGTCTCTGATTCAGTCCTAAAACCTTTTTTGGATAACTTTGACATGTGCTTCTCTCCAACCATACAAATTGGACAAGCTGGATCATAACTATCTGCCTCTGGTGTTATAGTCTCCAAGCATTCCGCATGATAAACATGACCACAGACCAGTACAGCAACAACTGAGAGGTCACTGCTGGCAATAAATTTCTGGCTGCCCCATGCAGATCTCTCGGTCAAGAGCTTCGAGCAAGCCCCACAAGATTGTAAATCCATGGAGGGGGAATACGAGAACCTGCTACTAGTTCCACTTATCTTGTGACGTCCTGAACCTGAATACTCGCTATCAAAAGA encodes the following:
- the LOC114408622 gene encoding 26S proteasome regulatory subunit 10B homolog A codes for the protein MAEAEDAVRRRNAVAEYRKKLLQHKELESRVRSVRENLRASKKEFNKTEDDLKSLQSVGQIIGEVLRPLDNERLIVKASSGPRYVVGCRSKVDKEKLTSGTRVVLDMTTLTIMRALPREVDPVVYNMLHEDPGNISYSAVGGLSDQIRELRESIELPLMNPELFLRVGIKPPKGVLLYGPPGTGKTLLARAIASNIDANFLKVVSSAIIDKYIGESARLIREMFGYARDHQPCIIFMDEIDAIGGRRFSEGTSADREIQRTLMELLNQLDGFDQLGKVKMIMATNRPDVLDPALLRPGRLDRKIEIPLPNEQSRMEILKIHAAGIAKHGEIDYEAVVKLAEGFNGADLRNVCTEAGMAAIRAERDYVIHEDFMKAVRKLNEAKKLESSAHYSADFGKD